ACCACGTCGTCTGCCGACCGATCGCGTCGGGCGGGCGTCGCCCGCTCGAACGTCACTCGGGCGTGTCGAAGTCGTGGACGGGTTTGCCCGCCTCCGCGCTCATGATACCGAGCGCGGCGGCCGCGCCGTCGCCCGCGGAGATGATCGCCTCTATCTTCTGGTCGCGGATCATCCGCCCCGCGGCGTAGGCCCGGTCCACGGTCGTTTCGTTGTCCTGGTTGACGACGGCCACGGTGCCGTCGTCGTTCCGGTCACAGCCGAGGTCCGCCGCTAGATCGCGGGAACCGCCCGCCGCGAAGACGACGTAATCGGCGTCGTACTCGCCGTCCTGCGTCCGGAGCGAGAACCCCGAGCCGGTCTCCTCGACGTCCGTCACCTCCGCGTCGTGGCGTTCGACGCCGAACTCGTCGACCTGTTCTCGCCCGCGCTCGACGAACTCGGTGCCGCCGATGTCGTCGATACCGAGGTAGTTGTACAGGTGCGCCTTGTGCATCCACGTCTCGTCCGTGTCGAAGAGAGTGGTGTCGTGCCCGTTCTTCGCCGTGAACAGGGCGGCGCTCAGCCCCGCCGGTCCGCCGCCGATGACTGCTACGTCTGCCATGGAAGACGTACGGCGGACGATCAGTTAAACGTCAGCGGCGGCGCTCCAGCAGCTTCTTCGTCTTCCGGTGTCGGTAGCGAAACATCGGTTCGAACCCGATCGTCGCCAGCGGTCCGACGGCCTCTCCGACCTTTCCACCGGGGAGTTCGTACTCGACGTGGTCGCGGATCAGCGTCGCGCCGTCCTCCCCGACGAACTCGTGAGTGTGGACCCAGCGGTCGAAAGGTCCGTTCTCCATGACGTCCTGGAACGTCGCGCGCCCGTCGCGGTACTCGCGTTCGGTGATGACCGACGTCCACTCCTGCCGCGGGCCGAAGTTGAACGGGCGCATCGACATCCTGATCGCTGCCCCCACCTCCAGCACCTCCGGGTCGCGCTTCCCGTCCGGTCCCGTGACAGACTCCACCCGTAGGTTCGTGAACGCCGGCGTCAGCTCCAAGAGCCCGGAGACGGTCGAGTGGAAGTCCCAGACCTCCGGCAGCGGGGCCGCGACCCGCGTCTCGCGCTGGTAGACGGACATGCCCGTTCGTAGGGGCGACGGGAGTAAAACAGGTGGGGGTAGGCGAGACGATTCACCGGCGGCAGCGCTGGCGTACGCGAGTGAAACGAGGCAGGCGTTCGGAGCGTG
This portion of the Halostella limicola genome encodes:
- a CDS encoding NAD(P)/FAD-dependent oxidoreductase, producing the protein MADVAVIGGGPAGLSAALFTAKNGHDTTLFDTDETWMHKAHLYNYLGIDDIGGTEFVERGREQVDEFGVERHDAEVTDVEETGSGFSLRTQDGEYDADYVVFAAGGSRDLAADLGCDRNDDGTVAVVNQDNETTVDRAYAAGRMIRDQKIEAIISAGDGAAAALGIMSAEAGKPVHDFDTPE
- a CDS encoding SRPBCC family protein; translated protein: MSVYQRETRVAAPLPEVWDFHSTVSGLLELTPAFTNLRVESVTGPDGKRDPEVLEVGAAIRMSMRPFNFGPRQEWTSVITEREYRDGRATFQDVMENGPFDRWVHTHEFVGEDGATLIRDHVEYELPGGKVGEAVGPLATIGFEPMFRYRHRKTKKLLERRR